One sulfur-oxidizing endosymbiont of Gigantopelta aegis genomic region harbors:
- a CDS encoding potassium channel family protein: MYSILHLFARRKGRIDLNARHNLVQGIIRSCAILLILFSLHIVFMMVFEQFSFGDSLWLTLTTATTVGYGDISAATLPGRMATVILLYLGGIFILAKVAGDYFDYRLEVRDKKKRGHWSWKMDKHIVILNTPSHSGGRYLQRLIKQFRASSYSEETPIYLLTRHFPDGLPDYIVRLGNVVHYHGDSGNIDDLNEVCVAQAQDIIVLTKDDNDDSSDARTFDILHRLKELNVQAKVLAECVEDKNRQRLQSARANIVLRPIRAYPEMIVRAFDAPGSEQIIENMFTSEDDGYQRYDISIKNLAWSEIVSRLINNNAGIAVAYIDEQSDKMIYNPPAQTKPDIKALITICKDTASYSNNDIQAFILN; encoded by the coding sequence ATGTATTCAATACTTCATTTATTTGCACGGCGAAAAGGCCGGATTGACCTCAATGCACGGCACAATTTAGTGCAAGGCATTATTCGTTCCTGCGCGATTTTATTGATTCTTTTTTCCCTGCATATTGTCTTTATGATGGTCTTTGAGCAGTTTAGTTTTGGTGACTCACTTTGGCTAACACTGACCACCGCCACCACGGTCGGCTATGGCGATATTTCTGCCGCCACTTTACCCGGTCGGATGGCAACGGTTATACTACTTTACTTGGGTGGCATTTTTATTCTGGCTAAAGTGGCTGGCGATTATTTTGACTACCGTCTTGAAGTTCGTGATAAGAAAAAAAGAGGTCATTGGAGCTGGAAAATGGATAAACACATTGTTATTCTCAATACCCCTAGTCATTCAGGCGGTCGCTATCTACAACGTTTGATCAAACAGTTTCGCGCATCGAGTTATTCCGAGGAAACGCCCATTTATTTATTAACCCGACATTTTCCTGATGGTTTGCCCGATTATATTGTGCGTTTGGGCAATGTGGTTCATTATCATGGTGACTCAGGTAATATTGATGATTTGAATGAAGTCTGTGTGGCTCAGGCTCAGGACATTATCGTGCTGACCAAGGACGATAATGATGATAGTTCTGATGCCCGTACCTTTGATATTCTGCATCGCCTCAAAGAGTTAAATGTGCAAGCTAAAGTATTGGCCGAATGCGTTGAAGATAAAAACCGTCAGCGCCTGCAAAGTGCTAGAGCCAATATTGTCTTACGCCCGATTCGTGCCTATCCTGAAATGATTGTCCGCGCCTTTGATGCCCCCGGTTCTGAACAAATCATAGAAAATATGTTTACCAGTGAAGACGATGGCTATCAGCGTTATGACATTAGTATCAAAAACTTAGCTTGGAGCGAGATAGTCTCACGTCTTATCAATAATAATGCCGGCATCGCGGTGGCTTATATTGATGAACAGAGCGATAAAATGATTTATAATCCTCCTGCACAGACAAAGCCGGATATTAAAGCATTAATTACTATCTGCAAAGATACCGCCAGTTATAGCAATAATGATATTCAGGCATTTATCTTGAACTGA